A segment of the Bradyrhizobium sp. CCBAU 53340 genome:
AGAGTTCCTCGACATCATCGAGCGCGGCCTTGACGCGTCTCCCACCAACGAAGTGCTGATCGAAGAATCCGTGCTCGGCTGGAAGGAGTACGAGATGGAGGTGGTGCGCGACAAGAAAGACAATTGCATCATCGTCTGCTCGATCGAGAACCTCGACCCGATGGGCGTGCACACCGGCGATTCCATCACGGTGGCGCCGGCGCTGACGCTGACGGACAAGGAATACCAGATCATGCGCGACGCCTCGCTGGCGGTGCTGCGCGAGATCGGCGTCGAGACCGGTGGCTCCAACGTGCAGTTCGGCGTCAATCCCGAAGACGGCCGCATGGTCGTGATCGAGATGAACCCGCGCGTGTCGCGTTCGTCCGCACTGGCCTCGAAGGCGACGGGCTTCCCGATCGCCAAGGTCGCGGCCAAGCTCGCGATCGGCTACACGCTCGATGAGATCGCCAACGACATCACCGGCGGCGCGACGCCGGCCTCGTTCGAGCCGACGATCGACTACGTCGTCACCAAGATCCCGCGTTTCGCCTTCGAGAAATTCCCCGGCGCCTCCTCCACGCTGACAACCTCGATGAAGTCGGTCGGCGAGGTCATGGCGATCGGCCGCACCTTCCAGGAGAGCCTGCAGAAGGCGCTGCGCGGGCTCGAGACGGGGCTGACCGGCCTCGACGAGATCGAGATCGAGGGGCTGGGCCGCGACGACGACAAGAACGCGATCCGCGCTGCGCTCGGCACGCCGACACCGAACCGTATCCTTCAGGTCGCGCAAGCCATGCGACTGGGTTGGTCGAACGAGGACATCTTCAACTCCTGCAAGATCGATCCATGGTTCCTCGGCGAGATGCGCGGCATCGTCGACATGGAGGACAAGGTCAGGAAGCACGGCCTGCCCGGCAACGCCTTCGGCATGCGCACGCTCAAGACCATGGGCTTCTCCGACGCGCGGCTTGCAGTGCTCGCCCAAACGACCGAGGCCGAAATCACCGCCAAGCGCCACGCGGTGGGCGTCCGCCCGGTCTACAAGCGCATCGACACCTGCGCAGCCGAGTTCGCCTCGCCCACGGCCTATATGTACTCGACCTACGAGTCGCCGTTTGCAGGCAGCGACGCGGACGAGAGCACGCCCTCGGACAAGAAGAAGGTCATCATCCTCGGCGGCGGCCCGAACCGCATCGGCCAGGGCATCGAGTTCGACTATTGCTGCTGTCACGCCTGCTTCGCGCTGCATGACGCCGGCTATGAATCGATCATGGTCAACTGCAACCCGGAAACGGTATCGACCGACTATGACACGGCAGACCGGCTCTATTTCGAGCCGCTCACCGCCGAAGACGTGCTGGAGATCATCGCCAAGGAGCGCAGCAACGGCACGCTGCATGGCGTCATCGTGCAGTTCGGCGGCCAGACGCCGCTGAAGCTCGCCCGGGCGCTCGAAGCTGCCGAAGTGCCGATCCTCGGCACCTCGCCCGACGCCATCGACCTTGCCGAAGACCGCGACCGCTTCAAGCGCGTGCTCGACAAGCTCCGCCTGAAGCAGCCCAAGAACGGCATCGCCTATTCAGTTGAGCAGGCCCGTCTCGTCTCCGCCGATCTCGGCCTGCCGCTGGTGGTGCGCCCGTCCTACGTGCTCGGCGGCCGCGCGATGCAGATCATCCGCGAGGAGAACCAGCTCAACGACTACCTGCTCGGCACGCTGCCGGAGCTGGTGCCGGCCGACGTCAAGGCGCGCTACCCGAACGACAAAACCGGGCAGATCAACACCGTGCTCGGCAAGAACCCGCTGCTGTTCGACCGCTATCTGTCCGATGCCACCGAGATCGACGTCGACTGCCTCTGCGACGGCAAGGACACGTTCATCGTCGGCATCATGGAGCACATCGAGGAAGCCGGCATCCATTCCGGCGACTCTGCCTGCTCGCTGCCGCCGCATTCGCTTGATGCCAAGATGATTGCGGAGCTCGAGCGGCAGACGCGCGAGCTCGCGCTCGGCCTCGACGTCGTCGGCCTGATGAACGTGCAATACGCAATCAAGGACGGCGAGATCTACGTGCTCGAAGTCAATCCGCGCGCCTCACGCACGGTGCCGTTCGTCGCCAAGGTGATCGGCACGCCGGTTGCCAAGATCGCCGCGCGCATCATGGCCGGCGAGAAGCTCGCCGACTTCAAGCTGAAGAAGGCGGATCTCAAGCATGTCGGCGTGAAGGAATCGGTCTTCCCGTTCGCCCGCTTCCCCGGCGTCGACACGGTACTCGGGCCCGAGATGCGTTCGACCGGCGAGGTCATGGGCATTGACCGCAACTTCGAGGTCGCTTTCGCCAAGAGCCAGCTCGGCGGCGGCACGCGGGTACCTCGCAAGGGGACAGTGTTCGTCTCGGTGCGCGAGAGCGACAAGGTCCGCATTGCGGATGCCGTGCGCCAGCTGCATTCGCTCGGCTTCAAGGTGCTGGCGACCTCGGGCACGGCGCGCTTCCTCACCGATCAGGGCATCCCGGCCGAGAAGGTGAACAAGGTGCTGGAGGGACGGCCGCATATCGTCGACGCCATCACCAATGGCGACGTCCAGCTCGTTCTCAACACCACGGAAGGCCCACAGGCGCTCGCCGACAGCCGTTCGCTGCGGCGCGCGGCCCTCTTGCATAAAGTGCCGTATTACACCACTCTTTCCGGGGCCGTGGCGGCCGCGCAGGGCATCCGCGCCTATCTGGGCGGGGACCTTGAGGTTCGTACCCTGCAGAGCTACTTTTCGGAAACCTGATCGTTGGCGGCGGCAAAGCCTCCGCTAAGTGATTGGCAATGAAGCCACAATGGCCGGAGGAACTGTCCGGCCATGTGGTTGTTCTGTTCCGGCGCCGGACCCACATAACGCTCCGGCGGCCGCGTGTTCAGCGCCGGGAGCAGTGACGAATCAAGGTTGCGGCGCCCTTCGTTTTGGGGCGCACGACTGGAGAACGAGAGAAGCGATGGAAAAGGTTCCGATGACCGCGAGCGGCTTTGCCGCGCTCGGGGAAGAATTGAAGAAGCGCCAGTCCGAGGACCGTCCGCGCATCATCGAGCATATCGCGGAAGCGCGCTCGCATGGCGACCTGTCGGAAAACGCCGAATATCACGCCGCGAAAGAAGAACAGTCCCACAATGAGGGCCGGATCGCCGAGCTCGAGGACAAGCTTGCGCGCGCCGACATCATCGACATTTCCAAGCTCTCCGGCGACACCATCAAGTTCGGCGCCACCGTGACCCTGGTCGACGAGGACACCGAGAAGAAGACGGTGTGGCAGATCGTCGGCGAAGTTGAGGCCGATGCCAAGAAGGGCCGCATCTCCATCACCTCGCCGCTGGCGCGCGCGCTGATCGGCAAGAAGAAGGGCTCCACCGTCGAGGTCAACGCACCCGGCGGCGCCAAGGCCTATGAGATCACCAAGGTGGAGTGGCGGTAAGGACTTGCCTCTGCCACTGACGTTTGAAAAGGCCGCGCGTCGAGCGGCCTTTTTGTTTCGGCGTGGTGC
Coding sequences within it:
- the greA gene encoding transcription elongation factor GreA, producing MEKVPMTASGFAALGEELKKRQSEDRPRIIEHIAEARSHGDLSENAEYHAAKEEQSHNEGRIAELEDKLARADIIDISKLSGDTIKFGATVTLVDEDTEKKTVWQIVGEVEADAKKGRISITSPLARALIGKKKGSTVEVNAPGGAKAYEITKVEWR
- the carB gene encoding carbamoyl-phosphate synthase large subunit, with protein sequence MPKRTDISTILIIGAGPIVIGQACEFDYSGTQAVKTLKEEGYRIVLVNSNPATIMTDPELADATYIEPITPEIVAKIIEKERHVIPGGFALLPTMGGQTALNCALSLRRQGTLEKFDVEMIGATADAIDKAEDRQLFREAMTKIGLETPKSRLANASELKKSFRDKYHAEREKLSGAALEELDRQWTLGESDRRKRYQEYAFGQAMMALSEIGLPAIIRPSFTMGGTGGGIAYNKEEFLDIIERGLDASPTNEVLIEESVLGWKEYEMEVVRDKKDNCIIVCSIENLDPMGVHTGDSITVAPALTLTDKEYQIMRDASLAVLREIGVETGGSNVQFGVNPEDGRMVVIEMNPRVSRSSALASKATGFPIAKVAAKLAIGYTLDEIANDITGGATPASFEPTIDYVVTKIPRFAFEKFPGASSTLTTSMKSVGEVMAIGRTFQESLQKALRGLETGLTGLDEIEIEGLGRDDDKNAIRAALGTPTPNRILQVAQAMRLGWSNEDIFNSCKIDPWFLGEMRGIVDMEDKVRKHGLPGNAFGMRTLKTMGFSDARLAVLAQTTEAEITAKRHAVGVRPVYKRIDTCAAEFASPTAYMYSTYESPFAGSDADESTPSDKKKVIILGGGPNRIGQGIEFDYCCCHACFALHDAGYESIMVNCNPETVSTDYDTADRLYFEPLTAEDVLEIIAKERSNGTLHGVIVQFGGQTPLKLARALEAAEVPILGTSPDAIDLAEDRDRFKRVLDKLRLKQPKNGIAYSVEQARLVSADLGLPLVVRPSYVLGGRAMQIIREENQLNDYLLGTLPELVPADVKARYPNDKTGQINTVLGKNPLLFDRYLSDATEIDVDCLCDGKDTFIVGIMEHIEEAGIHSGDSACSLPPHSLDAKMIAELERQTRELALGLDVVGLMNVQYAIKDGEIYVLEVNPRASRTVPFVAKVIGTPVAKIAARIMAGEKLADFKLKKADLKHVGVKESVFPFARFPGVDTVLGPEMRSTGEVMGIDRNFEVAFAKSQLGGGTRVPRKGTVFVSVRESDKVRIADAVRQLHSLGFKVLATSGTARFLTDQGIPAEKVNKVLEGRPHIVDAITNGDVQLVLNTTEGPQALADSRSLRRAALLHKVPYYTTLSGAVAAAQGIRAYLGGDLEVRTLQSYFSET